The Candidatus Eisenbacteria bacterium DNA segment CGTCAGGTCCGCGAGGTCCACCGTGCGTGGCAAGCCGCAGAGCTCGGCGAGGCGAACGCCCGCGTCATCGGGGGTCGAGCCGGCCACCAGGCGCACCGAGATCGCGGGCTGCGCGAGCAGCTCGGGAATGAGGTCGGCATCCTGCCAGTCGAAATCGACCAGCACGACGCGACGCCGAATCTCGCTCACCTTGGTCGCGGAGGAGGTCGTCATGTGCAGTGAACCCGCGAAAAACGAGGTCCGAGGAGTAGGCAGGGAACATACCATCGGCGGCTTCGCGAAGGCGTCGCCAAAGACGAGGGGTAAGTGACCCGGCGCCGCGCAAAATGCACGTTGCGCCGGATCGACGTCGTGCGGAACGAGCGACGTTACGAGCCCGGCATCTCCGGCAGCTCGGTGAGCTTCAGATCCTGGTCGAGGATCTCGACTTTGTAGCGGTCACTCATCTTGTCGTAAACCTTCCGCAGCCTGGCCTCGAGGCGTCCGCGGGTTTCGTTCTCGAGCCTCGAGGCGATCTGCACCGGATCGCCCGTCCTGCGCTCGGTGAGCCGCATCATCACGAGACCCGCTGGGAACTCCACCCATCCCGTAGGCTTGCCGACCTGGAGGACGGGTGGCGTCTTGTGGGTTCCGAAGGCCAGGGAGTCGAGCAGCTCTCGGCCGGCCAGCCGCTCGAGGCCGGAGCCTGGACCGCGCGGCCCATGGGTCTCCATTCCACCGTAGAGCGTGGACAGGCTGTCGAAGGTCCAGCCCGCGCGGAGCAGCGAGTCCAGCTCGGCTCGCTTGCGCAGCAGGATCGCGTAGTCGCGCTCACGACGATAGAGATCGATCGCCTGTTCGCGCACGTCCTCCCAGCGCGGCTTGCTCTGCGACATGATGGAGTCCACCCAGGTCACCGCGTAACCCATCCCTCGATACTCCTGCACGCGGTCGTCGAATTGGCGCGGCTTGAGCTTCTCGATGCGGCGGAAATAATCCTCGAGATAATCCGCCCCCGCCCGGGCGCCGATGACGTGGTCGTTCTGAAAGACGCTGTAAGACATCGCACGCGCCGCGCGGTGCGCGTGGTACGGCGATTTGATCGCCCGGCGCAGGCTGTCGGCCCGCATCCGTCCGATCCGATCCGCCTTCTCCAGGGCGGCGTCCGCGGCCACCGTGGAATAGGCGTAGCGCAGCGGCGTGGTCTCGGCCGGCGCGTGTTCGAGGCACTCGATCACGTGATAGCCGATCTGCGTCTTCACCGGGCCCTTGAGGTCTCCTGGACGCATGCTGAACGTCTCGTGCTCGAAATCTTCCAGCATCATCCCGTGCCCGTAGACGCCCAGCTCGCCGCCCTTGTCCCGCGAGCCTTCGTCATCGGAGAACTTCTTCGCCAGGTCTGCGAAGGACTCTCCGGACTTGAGCCGGCGCATCACGTCGTCGGCGCGCGCGCGCGCCTCGGCATCGGCCGCCGGTGAGCCGTCCTTGGGGACGAGCAGGATGTGGCGCACGCGGATCAGCTCCGGAGCGCCGTACTCGGTGATGTGGCTGCGGTAATGGCGGTCGACTTCCTCCCGCGTGAGCGGGACGTTGAGCGCCTCCGGCAGGTTGACCATGAGCCGTGAGAACCGCAGGACATTGGACGCGCGGAACCGGCCAGGATTCTCGTCGAAGAGCCGTCGCCCGCCGGCTTCTTCCTGCCGCGTGCGCATCGGCTCGCGGCGAGCCTCCAGGATGGGGCGAGCCTCGGCGCGAGACGGCGTGTAGTCCTTGATCTCGGAGTACGCGTGATAGACCACCGGTCCGCGGCTGCTTCGGATCGTGGCGATGCCCAGCCCGGGGCGCGATGCCAGCGAATCGGTCAGCGCCGAGCCGGCGGCGCCGGTGTCCACCACGCCGCCCGCCGGGATGGGACCGACGTCGCGCACCATCGTCATGGCGCGCTCGAGCTTCGAGTCCCGCTTGCCGGCCTTCCACGACGCCAGCAGCTGATCGGCCGCGGTGCGCGCCGCGCCCACCCTGCGCTCCCGAATCAGACGCCGTCGCACGTCGTCGCGCACTTCGGAAAGCGGCTTGGACCCCACCGAGCTGGTCTTGGCGTCGAAGTAGGAGTAGTCCGCGAGGTGCCCTCGGTAATAACGATCGATCTCCGCGGAAGTCGGCTCCTTGATGGGAAAGACGCTGGTATCAGCCACCGCATATCGGATCTTGTACGCGGGACCCCGCAGGCCGTCCTTGACCGAGGCGTAGATCTGGTCGAGCTCCTCCTGATCCTTCCGCGCGAGCGCCCCGGCACGCAGCCGGTCGCGGATCACGACCGCGACCTCTTTGAGCGACGCCGTGTGTGGCGGACGCTTCTGATCCACTCGCACCAGCAGGAAGCCGTGGGTTCCGGGAACGGACTCGTTGAGATGGTTTCCGACCTGGGTCGAGAACAACGACTGTTGCACGCGCGACGTTCCGCGCCACATGGCCGGCATCTTGTCCCGGCTCGCTTCGACGCCCTTCGAGAGCTCGCCGAAGCGGGGCGCCAGATCCTCGAGACGGCCTCCCTTCCTGAGCCCGGCGAGCAAGCTGTCGGCGCGTTCCTTCATGCGCGCTTCCCACGTCTGGAGCGCTCCCGGGACGCCGGCCTGGGATGGATCGAGGGGCGGCTGCTGAACCGACAGGATGGTGAGCACGACCTGCTCGGGACGCGGAAATTCGGAAGCGTGGGCGCGATAGTAGTCGAGGACCTCGCGCTCGCTCGGCTCGGGGCTGTACGCCGAAAAGGCGCTGCGACGCAGCGCCAGGAAGTCGATGGTCACCTGGCTCAGCTCGCGCTCGATCTCCGCTTTGACGTCGGCGGTGTTGGGCGAGTTCTCGCGCTCGAGCTGCTCCTTGAGGCGAACGGCGGGGAGCTGATTCTGGATGGTGGCGAGGGCCGCCCGGAATTCCGCGGGCTGGGTGTTCTTGATCGTCACGAACTTGGCTTCGTCGAACACCCCGCCGCGCTGGAAGTATGCGTCCTTCTTCAGCTCTTCCTCGGCCTGGGCGTCGGTGAGTCCCATTCCACGGCGCCTGGCTTCGAGGATCAGGAGCTGCTCGCGGATCATGCCTTCGAGCACCTGGCGCCGCATGGTCGGCCGGTAGTTGGCGGGGATCGGGGTGTTGGAGCGCTGGCGATAGCCTTCTTCCGCTTCCCGGACCCGCTGCTCGAAGGCGGCGCGCGTGATGCGGCGGCCGCCGACGACGGCCACGGCGGGCTCGCTCGGCTTCGTGGGCTTCGCCGCGGGTTTGGGCGCAGTTTGCGCGAAAGCCAGAACCCCGAACCATGCCGCACCGATGACGGCGAGGATCGCCGCGGTGCTCCCCAGTCGATTCCGATTCCTCACGTGTGCTCCTGTGGTTTCGATCGGGCCGAGCCTTGACCGCCCTCGGCCGTGTTGCCTACGTTGCGCGCCCGTGTGGACGCTGGATGCTCGTTCTGCCGTGCCGGCCTGGCGCCTGGACGCCGAGCCGTCTCACGCCCGTGTCGCCTTCTCGACCCGCCGCGGCGGAGTCAGCGATCCCCCGTATGACTCGTTGAATCTCGGACGCTCGACCGAGGACCGGCCCGAATCCGTCGAGGAGAACCGCCGCCGTCTGCTCGCATCGCTGGGGCTCGGTGCCTTCGCCCTGGCGACGCCCTCGCAGGTCCACGGCGCGCGCGCGCTCGAGGTCGTCCGTCCCGGCGCCGTGGCCGAGTGTGACGGCGTGTGGACACGCACCCCGGGGCTCGTGCTCGCCGTCTCCGCTGCCGATTGTCTCCCCATTCTGTTCACGTCGGATCGCGCCGTGGCGGCGGCCCACGCCGGGTGGCGTGGCTTGGCAAGCGGAATCATCGAGTCCACGCTCGGAAGTCTGTGCGGTGGCGCGGAACTCGAGGCCGAGCATGTCCGCGTCCATCTCGGTCCGTGCATTCGAGAGTGCTGTTATGTCGTTGGTCCTGAAGTGGCTCGCCAGTTTCCGCGCGAGTCCTTGCGCGAGCACGATGGCGAGATTCGATTGAGCCTTCCACGAGCCGCTCGGAAGCGGCTGCTCGACGCTGGGGTCGACGATCACGGGATCTTCGACACGGGCGCGTGCACCGCCTGTGAGCCTCGTTGGTACTACTCGCATCGACGGGATCGAGGCCGCACGGGTCGACAATGGGGCGTCGCGGCGCTTCTGGTATCCCCTTGACGACTCGATGACCCACCCGCGGCCCGAAGCGACCGGGGAGTATACCAAGTTCGATCGTGAACTGGAGTCCGAATGTCCTGTAGACTTCGCCGCCTCGCGCCAGGATCGGCGCGACGCACCCACGAGAGGAGAACACGATGCATCGATTCGTCACCGCCCTGGCGTTGCTGATCGCGACGGCCATCGGCGCTCAAGCCGCTGAAACGAAAGCCCCTTCCGCCCCCAAGAAGGCGTCCAAGGCCGCCGCCGCCCAGGCCACGAGTGGGCCGCAAGTGGCCGTCCTCGAGACGTCGCTGGGGGTCATCGTCATCAAGCTGGACGACAAGGACGCTCCGAAGACCACCGCGAACTTCAAGAAGCTGGTGCGAGAGAAGTTCTACGACGGCACCTACTTCCACCGCGTGATCCCAGGCTTCATGATCCAGGGCGGCGACCCCAACACCAAGGACGCCGACCCCAACAACGACGGACAGGGCGGACCGGGGTACACGGTGGCGGCGGAGATCAAGCTGCCCCACGTGCGCGGCGCCGTGGCCACGGCCCGTATCGGCGACCAGGCCAATCCCAGCCGCGCGTCCAGCGGCAGCCAGTTCTTCATCGACGTGAAGGACCAGCCGAGCCTCGACGCCGGCGGCTACACCGTGTTCGGTCAGGTGATCTCGGGGATGGATGCCGTGGATCGCATCGTCGCGCTGGGCGCGGATCCCTCGACGCCGCGCGGCGCGGCAGGTCCCAACCCGGGCAAGAAAGCGCTCATCGTCAAAGCGACGCTGGAGCCGCTGTCGAAGTGGGAGAAGCCGGCAGAGGCGGCGCAGAAGCCCGACGAGAACAAGACCACGTCGGCGGAAGCGAAGGGCGACAACAAGTAGAACCTCGCCTCGTGGTGCGGAGGAGCCGGGTCCACCAGGGCCCGGCTCTTCTCTGTCTACGATCGATCCCCGAGCTGCAGCGGATTGAATCCGAGATCGGGTCTCGTGACGCGCAGCAGCCTTCCGGGATCGGTGACGATCTGCACCTCGCAGGTCACGGTCACCACGGCGCGGAAGAGATGACCCCCGTAAGCGACGAAGTCCTCGCCGGCCAGGATCAGATGGCAATGCGGGAACGGCTGGCCCTCCAGCTCGCTGAGATTTCCGGTGAGCGCGAGGATCTCGTGATCGCCTTCGAACGTCCTTCGCACGTAGGTTTTCGAAGCCGGCACGAAGAAGCCGAGCTCCGTATCCCCCACGGCGCCGATGGCCGTGATCGCTCCGGCGCGCAGGCCCGCCGACTTCGCGAACGACTGGATCGTGGCGAAGATCTCCTCGCCGGGCTCGATCTTCAGCGCCCAGCCATATCGGGTGCGCTGGGACTCCATGCGGCCTCCTCCTCCGGGATCCAATCCGAGAGTCCGAGCCTCTCGGTGAGCTCGAACCACGCCGCGAGATGGCCGGGAGTGCTCCATCCCGTCTCCAGCCACACCAGGTGCTCGATCTCGGTGATCGTGCGCCGGCCGTCGCACGCGAGCCAGGCCAGCTCCGACACGAGCGGCGCGTTCTCGATCTCGAGCTCGCGGCGTCGCCATGCGTCGCGCAGCTCCAGCGGAAGCTCGCCCCATCCTTCGATCAGGCGGCGCGGGAATCCGAGCGGAGCGGTGATCACGCGCCGCGGCCTTCGGGAGTCCTTGACGATTTGCGGCTCCCGCCATGCTTGAAACGAGCCAGCCTCCTGCTGCACGAATTCGCGAAACTCGCGCCGTGCCTTTTCGATTCGTGGCGCCGGCACTTCCAGCCGAGCCAGGCTCGACAGCGCATGAGATCCTCGCAGCGCCTCGCGCGCGACGGCGCGCTCCGCGTCCGCGTGATCGATCGCCTCCAGGACCCGGACGCGCGCGTGACGCTCGACCTGCTCGAGAATCCAGGTTGGCTGGAGCGTGTCCGCGCTCGCCAGCGTGGCGACATAAGCGCCGGCGCAGCGGGCCGCGAGCGCGAGCGAGCCTGGGTCGGTCTTGTCCGGCGTGTCATGCGAGGAATGGTAGAAGCGATCCGGCCATTGGATCAGCATCGGACAGGGCACGCCGATTCCGGGATCGACGAAGACGGCATGATCGCTGCCGCCGCCGAATGGGACCTCGGCCATCCGAGTCATCGAATAGTGCCCGGGCCCCGAATACGACGGCACCCAGTCCACGGCCTTGCTCCGGATCCTGGCCAGCAACGTCTCGGCGAACGAGGCCGACCACACCGGAGGATGCTCGAGCAGGAACGTGCTGCCGCAGAGCTGCTGATTCTCTCCCACCATGTCGAGGTTGAGCGCCGCGGCGATGTCCGCCCCGTGCTCGGGCCTTCGGGCGAAGAACGCGTACGTGCCGGTCAGCTCTGGAACCCACAAGAACCGCAGCGGCCGTCCGAGCGGTCGCCCGCCGCGGGTCTCGGCGGCGAGGACCCGCGCCACCTCCAGATTGGCGGCGGCGCCCGAGGCGTTGTCGTTGGCGGATGGCTTTGGATGGCACAGATGCGAGACCAGCACCACCTCGGGCCTCGGGTCGCCCGAAAGAAGGCCTGACAAGAGAGGGAGGCTTCCGTCGAACGCGCGCGCGTCGATTTCGACGTCGAGCTCGAGCGATTCCCCGCGCCTCAGCCGCGCCCGCAGCGCGTCTGCGGCGCGCGGCGTGACCACGAAGCCCCAGCCGCGTGGCTCGTCGCCCGCCCACCAGAACGAGGTGTAGTTGAGCGCATCGGTCTCGTCGTCGCGCGTTCGCACCGGATGCAGAAGGCGGCGCGTGTCGGTGAGTATTCCCGCGGCCTGGCGACGCAGCACCGCGAGATCCAGAACGCGATGGACGTCTCCGCCGGCCAGCACCACGCACCCCCGGAGTTCGCGGCCGGCGTAGTGCTCTTCCTCGGTGCCCTCGCCGACTTCGACCAGCCGAAACCGGCCGCGCGCCGGTGCGCTGCGCTGGACGATCGACAGCGGCTCCGCGACCACGTCGCACAGGCGCTCGCGACTCCCGCCGGCGAGCAGGTCGGCCCATGCGCGCTCGCAGGCCCAGCCTTGCGGCATCACCTGACCGAGGAAACGCGTTCGGCCGTCGGCCGGGACGCGATCGATCTCGACCCGCAGTCCCGCGCGCTCGAGCTCGCCCGCCAGCCAGTCGGCCGCCTGGTCGAGACCGGGGCTCGCCTGCAGCCGATGGAAGCGTGTCAGGGCCTCCACCGCCGACAGCGCGCGCTCTCCCGAGACCTTCTGCCGCATCGTCTCGAGCCAGGCGTGGAACATCGGGTCTCCTAGCGGCGTGCGCGTCGGCGATCCGCGGTCGCACGCCTCTGGCGGCGGCGGCGCACGATGGCGAAGATCGCCGCGACCGTGAGCGGGATGCCGTACTCGATCCAGCGCCCGCCGAGCGAGAGGCCTTCGCCTTCGGCGAGTGGCGCGAACAGACCGTACGCCAGGATGCAGGTCAGCGAAAGCAGCACCCATCCCGGTGAGCGGCCGAGCGGCTCCAGCACCATCGCCCAGCCGAATGACCAGGGGTGAGCGACCGGCGATGCGATCCATGCGCCGCGCAGCGCTGCGCGCGTCGCCTCGGGTGCTACGACGCGGCGCCACGTGAGCGACACCACGAGCACGGCCACCAGACCGGCGGCCAGTCCAAGAGCCTTGAGCGGGTCGCCGATCCATGCCGCGAGGTAATGGAACAGGAGCGCGTTGTTGGCCCACACGCGGGTCGAAGCGGCGAGCCCCGAGCTCGACCCGAGTGTCTCGAAGAAGTACACGCCGAGTCCGAGGCCGATCACGACCAACGCCACGATTCGCGCGCGCCAGGTCCAGCTCCGCCACACGAACGGCAGCGCGAGAATCGGCAGCAGATGGGTCAGCGCGGCCACCGACAAGGCAACGGCCGAGAACATCGGCCGGCGCACCGCGTACATGAGCGCCGCGACCATCCACACCATCGCGGTCGGATCGTGATGACCCGAACCGGCGAATTCGGTGAGCACGAGCGGACACCACGCATAGGCGATCGCGGCGGTCGCATCCACGCCACGGCCGCGCACCCAGAAGACCAGCAGCCACACCAGCGCGAGATCATGGAGCAGGATCCACGACTTCATCGCCCAGATCGTGCTCGAGA contains these protein-coding regions:
- a CDS encoding peptidylprolyl isomerase — protein: MHRFVTALALLIATAIGAQAAETKAPSAPKKASKAAAAQATSGPQVAVLETSLGVIVIKLDDKDAPKTTANFKKLVREKFYDGTYFHRVIPGFMIQGGDPNTKDADPNNDGQGGPGYTVAAEIKLPHVRGAVATARIGDQANPSRASSGSQFFIDVKDQPSLDAGGYTVFGQVISGMDAVDRIVALGADPSTPRGAAGPNPGKKALIVKATLEPLSKWEKPAEAAQKPDENKTTSAEAKGDNK
- the pgeF gene encoding peptidoglycan editing factor PgeF; translation: MPAWRLDAEPSHARVAFSTRRGGVSDPPYDSLNLGRSTEDRPESVEENRRRLLASLGLGAFALATPSQVHGARALEVVRPGAVAECDGVWTRTPGLVLAVSAADCLPILFTSDRAVAAAHAGWRGLASGIIESTLGSLCGGAELEAEHVRVHLGPCIRECCYVVGPEVARQFPRESLREHDGEIRLSLPRAARKRLLDAGVDDHGIFDTGACTACEPRWYYSHRRDRGRTGRQWGVAALLVSP
- a CDS encoding DUF4910 domain-containing protein, with the protein product MFHAWLETMRQKVSGERALSAVEALTRFHRLQASPGLDQAADWLAGELERAGLRVEIDRVPADGRTRFLGQVMPQGWACERAWADLLAGGSRERLCDVVAEPLSIVQRSAPARGRFRLVEVGEGTEEEHYAGRELRGCVVLAGGDVHRVLDLAVLRRQAAGILTDTRRLLHPVRTRDDETDALNYTSFWWAGDEPRGWGFVVTPRAADALRARLRRGESLELDVEIDARAFDGSLPLLSGLLSGDPRPEVVLVSHLCHPKPSANDNASGAAANLEVARVLAAETRGGRPLGRPLRFLWVPELTGTYAFFARRPEHGADIAAALNLDMVGENQQLCGSTFLLEHPPVWSASFAETLLARIRSKAVDWVPSYSGPGHYSMTRMAEVPFGGGSDHAVFVDPGIGVPCPMLIQWPDRFYHSSHDTPDKTDPGSLALAARCAGAYVATLASADTLQPTWILEQVERHARVRVLEAIDHADAERAVAREALRGSHALSSLARLEVPAPRIEKARREFREFVQQEAGSFQAWREPQIVKDSRRPRRVITAPLGFPRRLIEGWGELPLELRDAWRRRELEIENAPLVSELAWLACDGRRTITEIEHLVWLETGWSTPGHLAAWFELTERLGLSDWIPEEEAAWSPSAPDMAGR
- a CDS encoding peptidylprolyl isomerase — encoded protein: MRNRNRLGSTAAILAVIGAAWFGVLAFAQTAPKPAAKPTKPSEPAVAVVGGRRITRAAFEQRVREAEEGYRQRSNTPIPANYRPTMRRQVLEGMIREQLLILEARRRGMGLTDAQAEEELKKDAYFQRGGVFDEAKFVTIKNTQPAEFRAALATIQNQLPAVRLKEQLERENSPNTADVKAEIERELSQVTIDFLALRRSAFSAYSPEPSEREVLDYYRAHASEFPRPEQVVLTILSVQQPPLDPSQAGVPGALQTWEARMKERADSLLAGLRKGGRLEDLAPRFGELSKGVEASRDKMPAMWRGTSRVQQSLFSTQVGNHLNESVPGTHGFLLVRVDQKRPPHTASLKEVAVVIRDRLRAGALARKDQEELDQIYASVKDGLRGPAYKIRYAVADTSVFPIKEPTSAEIDRYYRGHLADYSYFDAKTSSVGSKPLSEVRDDVRRRLIRERRVGAARTAADQLLASWKAGKRDSKLERAMTMVRDVGPIPAGGVVDTGAAGSALTDSLASRPGLGIATIRSSRGPVVYHAYSEIKDYTPSRAEARPILEARREPMRTRQEEAGGRRLFDENPGRFRASNVLRFSRLMVNLPEALNVPLTREEVDRHYRSHITEYGAPELIRVRHILLVPKDGSPAADAEARARADDVMRRLKSGESFADLAKKFSDDEGSRDKGGELGVYGHGMMLEDFEHETFSMRPGDLKGPVKTQIGYHVIECLEHAPAETTPLRYAYSTVAADAALEKADRIGRMRADSLRRAIKSPYHAHRAARAMSYSVFQNDHVIGARAGADYLEDYFRRIEKLKPRQFDDRVQEYRGMGYAVTWVDSIMSQSKPRWEDVREQAIDLYRRERDYAILLRKRAELDSLLRAGWTFDSLSTLYGGMETHGPRGPGSGLERLAGRELLDSLAFGTHKTPPVLQVGKPTGWVEFPAGLVMMRLTERRTGDPVQIASRLENETRGRLEARLRKVYDKMSDRYKVEILDQDLKLTELPEMPGS
- a CDS encoding PPC domain-containing DNA-binding protein; the protein is MESQRTRYGWALKIEPGEEIFATIQSFAKSAGLRAGAITAIGAVGDTELGFFVPASKTYVRRTFEGDHEILALTGNLSELEGQPFPHCHLILAGEDFVAYGGHLFRAVVTVTCEVQIVTDPGRLLRVTRPDLGFNPLQLGDRS